The Proteus terrae subsp. cibarius genome contains the following window.
AATATAATGGTAATTATCACTGCGGTTATGGCTATGGAATGCATGGTGATCGCGATTATAGAGGCCACCGCGGACAGCGCGGTCATATGATGAACAACGGTGGACATATGATGGATCGTGGCTATGCCGAATCACGTATGTTCAATGGTATCACATTAACTGAGCAACAACGTACTCAAATGCGCGATTTAATGCGCCAGCATCATCAAGACAGATATAACGGAAATTACCGTCAACGTCATGAGAATATGCACAAATTAGTGACAGCACCTCAATTTGATGAAGCAGCAGTAAGAGCACAAATGCAAGATATGGACAAACAAGCAATTGAACGCCATGTAGAAATGGCAAAAGTCCATAATCAGATGTATCAGTTGTTAACCCCAGAACAGAAAGCGCAGTTGGAAAAGAATTACCAACAGCAAATGTCAGATTTTGACGCACGTAACTAATTAGTAAGTAGTTGAGTAAGAGTGTAGTAAAGATGTACCTAGTTAGAGAGTAAGTAGCAACAACGAAGTTTTTTCCTTGCCATAGACACCATCCCTGTCTTTTGCAGCCCCTCTGGAGAGGGGCTTTTTTTTTGTTTTTTTGTTTGTGAAATGTATAACACTGTTTAAAATAGTAATAGTTGTAAAGTTCTAATATAATCAATAAATATTCTTTGAGTTGGTTTATTTTTTATAATGAAAAAAGTATTAATTATTGGTTTTAATTTAGGCGGATTTGGTGGTATGGAAACTGTTTTTAATAAATCCATAGGTATACTCAATTCTCATGGTATTAGTACTGAATTTATCTTTTTTAATGAAAATAACAATCAAGTTAGTGATGAATGGTTAACTGGTCACAGATATAGACGATTATCTTCAAAGATAAAAAACACTAAATTAAGAAGAGTAGGTTATGCCGTACAATTAGCAAAAGTTATCAGAAAAGAAAGGCCGGATATAATTATTTCTTATGATACTGTATGTTGCTATATTGCTAATTTAGCCAGAAAAATTACTCGAAGCAATGTAATAATTTATTCATGGATACATTTCTCATTGCATAATTTATATAAGTCAATTTACTTACATAAGGCTGATTATCATTTATCAATTAGTTCAGGCATTACTCGGCAGATGACTGATATCGGAATAGAAAAAGATAAAATATTTACTATTTATAATCCAGTTGGAGAAAGTAATATTACAATTACACGGGAT
Protein-coding sequences here:
- the cpxP gene encoding cell-envelope stress modulator CpxP, giving the protein MRKVAVVALASMFLAAPSVVLAETANTNPPTEQQYNGNYHCGYGYGMHGDRDYRGHRGQRGHMMNNGGHMMDRGYAESRMFNGITLTEQQRTQMRDLMRQHHQDRYNGNYRQRHENMHKLVTAPQFDEAAVRAQMQDMDKQAIERHVEMAKVHNQMYQLLTPEQKAQLEKNYQQQMSDFDARN